From Triticum aestivum cultivar Chinese Spring chromosome 4A, IWGSC CS RefSeq v2.1, whole genome shotgun sequence, a single genomic window includes:
- the LOC123088493 gene encoding F-box/kelch-repeat protein At1g22040, translating to MGASLSFPNNGKQTLEHGEASKPGSSKKLRHGHYHPRLIPDLPDEISLQILARMPRVRYLSSKMVSRSWKAAITGVELYRVRKELGVDEEWIYILTKAADGKLSWHAFDPLCSRWQRLPLMPGVARGGSRLGGLVSAGIRISGAIRGLLRQEDWLDKIPFCACAVGTIDGCLYVLGGFSRATAIKSVWKYDPAVNLWQEVSSMSTARAFGRTGLLNNKLYVVGGVIREETGLAPLQSAEVFDPATGIWADVPNMPFSKAQTLPTAFLADLLKPVATGIVSFGGKLYVPQSLYSWPFFVDVGGEVFDPATDSWSEMPVGLSEGWPGRQAGTKLSAVVNGDLYALEPPTCSDGGKIKTYDPKEDTWKAVVGQVPVGDFAESKCPYLLAGFLGKLHLVIKDMNNMISILQTDALKPMDATGSTCQNPDVSWPLEQGNDVWRMVGSKKFAAAELVSCQALSI from the coding sequence ATGGGGGCGTCTCTCAGCTTCCCCAACAACGGGAAGCAAACCTTGGAGCACGGGGAAGCGTCGAAGCCAGGTTCCTCGAAGAAGCTACGCCACGGTCATTACCACCCGAGGCTGATTCCTGACCTCCCGGACGAGATCTCCCTGCAAATCCTCGCGAGGATGCCAAGGGTGCGGTATCTTAGCAGCAAGATGGTTTCACGGAGCTGGAAGGCCGCCATCACAGGTGTGGAGCTGTACCGGGTGAGGAAGGAGCTTGGCGTGGATGAGGAATGGATTTACATACTCACCAAGGCGGCCGATGGCAAGCTGTCGTGGCATGCTTTTGATCCGCTTTGCAGCCGGTGGCAGAGGCTGCCGCTCATGCCCGGGGTTGCTCGTGGGGGGAGCCGTTTAGGCGGTTTGGTGAGCGCTGGGATTAGGATCTCTGGTGCTATTAGAGGCTTGCTTCGCCAGGAGGATTGGTTGGACAAGATTCCCTTTTGTGCTTGTGCCGTTGGAACGATCGATGGATGCCTCTATGTTTTGGGCGGGTTCTCCAGAGCCACAGCGATCAAAAGTGTGTGGAAGTATGATCCAGCTGTAAATCTGTGGCAGGAAGTAAGCTCGATGAGCACCGCACGAGCGTTTGGCAGGACTGGCCTGTTGAACAACAAGCTGTACGTTGTCGGCGGTGTCATTAGGGAAGAAACTGGATTGGCTCCGCTTCAATCTGCTGAAGTGTTTGACCCGGCCACAGGAATCTGGGCAGATGTGCCAAACATGCCCTTCTCCAAAGCACAAACTCTGCCGACTGCATTCCTGGCCGACTTACTGAAGCCGGTTGCTACAGGAATAGTCTCGTTTGGAGGCAAGCTGTATGTGCCTCAGAGCTTGTATTCCTGGCCGTTCTTTGTTGATGTTGGTGGGGAGGTGTTTGATCCCGCGACGGACTCATGGTCAGAGATGCCTGTAGGCCTGAGCGAGGGTTGGCCTGGGAGGCAAGCAGGGACAAAATTAAGTGCTGTTGTGAATGGGGACCTATATGCTCTGGAGCCACCGACTTGTTCTGATGGAGGCAAGATAAAGACGTATGATCCGAAGGAAGATACATGGAAGGCTGTTGTTGGCCAGGTGCCTGTTGGTGACTTTGCGGAGTCAAAATGTCCGTACTTGCTTGCGGGGTTTCTTGGGAAGCTCCATTTGGTCATCAAAGATATGAACAACATGATCAGCATCCTGCAAACGGACGCTCTAAAGCCTATGGATGCAACTGGCTCGACATGCCAAAACCCCGATGTCTCTTGGCCTTTGGAGCAAGGCAATGATGTTTGGAGAATGGTGGGCTCAAAGAAATTTGCGGCTGCCGAACTTGTTAGCTGCCAGGCGCTCAGCATATGA
- the LOC123088496 gene encoding 60S ribosomal protein L9: MKTILASETMEIPEEVTVKVSAKMISVTGPRGTLTRNFKHLNLDFQLQEGGRRLKVDAWFGTRKTMAAIRTAISHVQNLITGVTKGFRYKMRFVYAHFPINASITAANRGIEIRNFLGEKKVRKVDMLDGVTILRSEKVKDEIVLDGNDIELVSRSAALINQKCHVKNKDIRKFLDGIYVSDKGAIKEE; this comes from the exons ATGAAGACGATCCTGGCGTCGGAGACGATGGAGATCCCGGAGGAGGTGACGGTGAAGGTGTCGGCGAAGATGATCTCGGTGACGGGTCCCCGGGGCACGCTGACCCGCAACTTCAAGCACCTCAACCTCGACTTCCAGCTGCAGGAGGGCGGGCGGAGGCTCAAGGTGGACGCCTGGTTCGGCACCCGCAAGACCATGGCCGCCATCCGCACCGCCATCTCCCACGTCCAGAACCTCATCACGGGGGTCACCAAGGGCTTCCGCTACAAGATGCGCTTCGTGTATGCTCACTTCCCCATCAACGCCTCCATCACCGCCGCCAACCGCGGCATCGAGATCAGGAACTTCCTCGGCGAGAAGAAG GTGAGGAAGGTGGACATGCTCGACGGGGTCACCATCCTGCGGTCCGAGAAGGTCAAGGACGAGATCGTCCTCGACGGCAACGACATCGAGCTCGTCTCCCGCTCCGCCGCCCTCATCAACCAG AAATGCCATGTCAAGAACAAGGATATCAGGAAGTTCTTGGACGGCATCTACGTCAGCGACAAGGGCGCCATCAAGGAGGAGTAG